The Pyrobaculum sp. 3827-6 genome has a segment encoding these proteins:
- the ftsY gene encoding signal recognition particle-docking protein FtsY, whose translation MFDRLKKTFAKFVESVVSTVKEDTLDAKEVERLVDDLYIDLVESDVAVEVADAVSEELKKRLVGVKVPRFGDRDKVVKKAVFDALLGVLSDVPDVDFYQDARRVMEGARPVVVMFLGPNGYGKTTTLAKLAFKLQEMGYKVVAAAADTFRAGAREQLEEHGRRVGFRVVGGPYGADPAAVAFDAVQHARSRGIHFVLIDTAGRMHTDANLMQELSKIQRVAEPHYSVFVFDAQLGNEALEIARYYSKYVKIDGMIATKVDAYPKGGSILTFLYTLKRPVYFLGVGQTYRDLVPFSKQDYIGQLVA comes from the coding sequence ATGTTTGACAGGCTTAAGAAGACTTTTGCTAAATTTGTCGAATCTGTAGTAAGTACAGTTAAAGAGGACACTCTCGACGCGAAGGAGGTGGAGAGGCTTGTCGACGACTTGTACATCGACCTGGTGGAGAGCGACGTGGCGGTGGAGGTGGCTGACGCGGTGTCGGAGGAGCTTAAGAAGAGGCTTGTGGGGGTGAAGGTGCCGAGATTCGGCGACAGAGACAAGGTGGTGAAGAAGGCGGTCTTCGACGCCCTTCTCGGCGTGTTGAGCGACGTCCCAGACGTGGACTTCTACCAAGACGCCAGGAGGGTGATGGAGGGCGCGAGGCCTGTGGTGGTGATGTTCCTCGGCCCAAACGGCTATGGGAAGACCACCACCTTGGCGAAGCTCGCCTTCAAACTGCAAGAAATGGGCTACAAAGTCGTGGCGGCTGCCGCGGATACCTTCAGAGCCGGGGCGAGGGAGCAGCTGGAGGAGCACGGCAGGCGCGTGGGGTTTAGGGTCGTCGGAGGGCCCTACGGCGCGGACCCCGCCGCCGTCGCCTTCGACGCGGTCCAGCACGCCAGGTCTAGGGGGATTCACTTCGTGCTTATAGACACGGCGGGGCGTATGCACACCGACGCCAACCTCATGCAGGAGTTGAGCAAAATCCAGCGGGTCGCCGAGCCGCACTACTCTGTCTTCGTCTTCGACGCGCAGTTGGGAAACGAGGCCCTTGAAATTGCCAGGTACTACTCTAAATATGTAAAGATAGATGGCATGATAGCCACGAAGGTGGACGCCTACCCCAAGGGGGGCTCCATATTGACATTTCTCTACACTTTGAAGAGGCCTGTCTACTTCCTGGGGGTCGGCCAGACCTACAGGGATTTGGTCCCCTTCTCTAAGCAGGACTACATTGGGCAGCTGGTGGCCTAA